AGGACCGCGAAATCTTTGTTGCCGAATTGTTACAACGCACCCCCTCATCAGATATGTGCATACGTATGTGAACTATGCAGCGCGCAATTTCCGATCATAAAGACCCGAGTTTGACGCACGATATTTGCGGACATCGTGACCTTATCAAATTGAGTTTATGGGCCTTTCCGGCACGAATCGGGAGCCCGATTAGGGGAGTGAATATGAAGAAACCACAATTCAGTAAGAAGCGCGGCCTTGTTCAAGCCAGCCGTGTTGCTCTTGGACTGTCGCTGGCAATCGCTGCAGGCAGCACAACGGCATTTGCCCAAGACACCAGCCAAGAGAACCAATCGTCTGCGGAGATTGATGAAGAAGAAGGCGTTATCGTTGTTACCGGCTTTCGCGCCAGCCTTGAAAGCGCTGTCAGCGAGAAAAAGCGGAGCGACCAAATCCTGGAATCAGTCACTGCTGAAGATATCGGCAAACTGCCGGACGCTTCTATCGGTGAATCAATCGCTCGTCTGCCCGGCCTGACATCACAACGCCTCAATGGCCGCGCCAATGTGATCGCCGTTCGCGGTCTGGGCCCCGATTTCTCGCAAACATTGCTGAATGGCCGCGAGCAAACCTCGACCGGCGACAACCGCGCGGTAGAATTTGACCAATATCCTTCTGAGGTGGTCAGCCAGGTTGTTGTTTATAAATCACCCAATGCCTCGCTGGTTGGACAGGGTTTGGCGGGTACAATCGACGTACGCACGATCCGTCCACTGGAATATCGTGACCGGGTCCTGGCCGTTGGTGCACGCGGTACATATGCTGATCTTGGCGCTCTGAACGCTGGTTCTTCAAAATATGGTTATCGGGTCAACGGTACTTATGTCGATCAGTTCGCTGATGACACGCTGGGCATTGCAATTGCCGCTGCTTATGTCGACGAGCCTTATCAGTTGCAGGAATTTAACGCCTGGGGCTATGATGGCGATGGATCGGCTGCAAGGCCATTCGTCATTGGCGGTTCGAAATCTTTCGTAACCTCCACGGAACTGAAACGTTTCGGTATCAACGGCACGTTGCAATACAAGCCATCCGATACGGTCATGATGACATTGGATGGTTTTTATTCGAATTTCAACGATGACCAATCCAAGCGTGGTATCGAATTGCCCCTCGCCTTTGGTGGTGGATTTGGGACAACCGGTGACCCCAGCACCGCGACGGTTACGGATGGTTTTGCGACAGCCGCAACATTTGAAAATGTCCGCGGCGTGATACGCAACGATATTTTCCAACGCAAAGCCGATCTCTATTCCTTTGGTTATAACGCAACTTATGAAGGTGATGACGGCTGGAAAGCCTTTATCGATATTGGCTATTCCAAAACCGATCGCAACGAACTGAGTATTGAAAGCTATTCAGGAACCGGTTTCAACGGAGATGACACTGGCAATGGCGCTTCGGCTACTATCGGCGTTGAATCTGGCCTAAGCGGCACGGTATTTAATCCGTCGCTGGACTATAGCGACCCCAGCGCGATTTTCCTGACCGATCCCTTGGGTTGGGGCGGCGGAGTCGTTCCACAGGCCGGTTATTATAATGATCGGATCGTCGAAGATGAACTTAAGCAATATCGCGTCGGTGTGGAAAAAGAATTTGACGGCGGCTTCATCAAAGCTGTCAAATTCGGCCTTAACTACACAGATCGTGACAAAAGCCTGACGCCGGATGAGTCACTCGTGCGGCTGGCAGGTGGTGCGTTGGAGACGGCCATCCCGCAGGATGCTCTGCTGCGACCGACAAATCTGGACTATCTCGGCCTTGGTCCCGTTGTTAGCTATGATGCGCGCCAGTTGATTGATGATGGCATATTGGTTTTGGAACCGAATAATGTGCCAGATGTTCTCTCAAAAGCCTATTCGGTCAGCGAAGATATTCTGACTGCCTATTTGCAAGCGGATATTGAACAGGAATTCAGTAACGCCACGCTGACCGGTAATTTCGGGGTGCAGGCGATCAATACCGATCAAGAGTCAACTGGACCGACATTTGCCGGCGGGGTACGTAATGACCGTACGTTAGGCGACAGCTACTGGGATGTCCTGCCCAGTCTCAACCTTTCGCTGCGCTTCGACAGTGATTTCATCATCCGCTTTGCTGCCGCACGTCAGATTCAGCGACCTCGCATTGATGATATGAGGGTGTCGCTAGATTATAGCCGCAATGAAACGGATCCTGCCGGTGTGTTTCTCGATGGATCAGGCGGCAACCCGTTTTTACGGCCCTATCGTGCAAATGGGATTGATCTGAACTTTGAAAAATATTTTGGTCAGTCGGCGGTGATTTCATTGCAGCTCTTCTACAAAGATATCGTCAGCTATATTGATCGCAGCAAGCAGCCTTTTGATTTTACCGGCCTGCCGCTCCCGCAAAACCTGCCAATTGATACGCCGATTGGTCTGCTCGAACGCGCGGTCAACACCGGTGGCGGTGATTTCTATGGCGGTGAACTGGCGATTACTCTGCCGTTCAATAATATAACTGAGGCGTTGGACGGCTTTGGTGTGACCGGCGGGGTCGGCTATACCGAAAGCAAGGTTGAAGATGCCAATGGCGATATTGATGATATCCCCGGCTATTCCAAATGGACGGCTAATGGCACGATTTTCTTCGAAAAATGGGGCTTCAACGCTCGTGCGAGTGCACGATATCGGTCGAGGTTCTTAGCAGATTTCAGTGGCTTTGGTGGCAACTTGACCCGCCGGCTGGCTTTGCCGGAAACCATTGTCGATGCTCAAATCGGTTATGACTTCCAGGAAGGTAGCGCACTGGAAGGCCTGTCATTTTATCTGCAGGCTCAGAACCTTACCGACGAGCGCTTCGCATCGATTGACGGTGACGGCACGCGTTTGAAAGTTATCGATCATCAGATTTATGGCCGCCGGTTCCTGATCGGAGCGTCATTTAAATTCTGATGATGTCGATGGCCGGATCTGTTGATGATGTCCAAGCTTGAAGGGGCATTGTGAACGGGTCCGGCAGTCGGCATAACTGTTGTGATAAATAGATGAGGGAGGCGGCAATGCAAAAATTTGTCATTGCCGGCGGGGGGACCGCTGGCTGGATGGCAGCGGCAGCGCTTAGCCGCTTCCTTGGTAAACAGGCCAACATCACCTTAGTTGAATCCGATGCGATAGGAACTGTCGGCGTCGGCGAAGCAACAATCCCCCAGATCCGTCTTTTCAATCACGGCCTTGGCATTGATGAAAATGCTTTTGTCGCTGCGACCCAGGGTAGTTTCAAACTCGGCATCCAGTTTGATGGATGGAGTGGAGACGGTCAGCACTATATTCATGCTTTTGGCAATATTGGCCGGCAACTCGGGCTTGTTGGTTATCACCACTATTGGTTGCGTGCGCTGAAAAGCAGTAAAACCAATGACTTATGGTCTGCCAGTCCTTGCGCCGTGGCTTCGGCAGAAAACCGCTTCGCACCGGTTGAAGAAAAGCCCGGTCAACTCCCTAGCGGCGTTGCCTATGCCTATCATTTCGACGCCGGGCTCTATGCGAAATTCCTGCGGCAATATGCTGAAGCTGGCGGTGTCAAGCGCATCGAAGGCCTGATTGCCGACGTCCGACAAGATCCCGAAAATGGCACCATTCAGTCACTGCAGCTGGAATCAGGACAGCTGGTCGAGGGCGATTTTTTCATCGATTGTTCCGGCTTTCGCGGCCTGCTGATCGAAGGCGCATTAAATGCAGGCTATGATGATTGGCGCCATTGGCTGCCCTGTGATCGCGCGGTTGCTGTGCCATGCGAAGCAACCAAACCGCTGACGCCCTATACAAAATCATCAGCGCGCAAGGCAGGCTGGCAATGGCGCATTCCGCTCCAGCATCGCACGGGGAACGGGCATGTCTACAGCAGCGCCCATATGTCGGATGACGAAGCGGCCTCGATCCTGCTCGACAATCTGGACGGGTGCGCTTTGGACGAACCCCGGCAATTACAATTCACCACCGGGAAACGCACGCGCGCTTGGGTAAAAAATTGCGTCGCGCTTGGCCTGTCCGCAGGTTTTATGGAACCGCTGGAGTCGACCAGCATCCACCTCATTCAATCCGCTATCGCGCGGCTTCTGCAACTGCTTCCCGGCGATCATATCGCAGAAGCGGACATTGCTGAATATAATCGCCAAACAGATTTTGAATGGGAACGCATTCGCGATTTCCTTATCCTGCATTACCACGCCAATGGTCGCAGCGAGCCGTTCTGGCAAGCCGTCCGCGATGCCGAAATTCCCGATAGCCTGGCGCATAAGATTGCCCTTTTTAAAGCCAATGGACGGATTGTCCGGGAGCATGAGGAATTGTTCACCGAAGCGGGTTGGTTGCAGGTCTTGATCGGGCAAGGCATTGTGCCGGAAGGCTATCATCCCCTCGCCGATCAGCTCAGCGAAAATGATCTGGTCGAGTTCCTGAAACTCGCCGGTCAGCATGCCCAAAGGATTGCGTCGCGCATGCCGGATCATAGCGACTATATCGCGCGCCATTGCGCCGCGCAGCAACATTCCTCCCCAACCAACAGGATCGTCGCATAATGATGAAGAAAATTTCCTTGCTCACCAGTCTGGCGCTTTCAACATCGCTTCTTGGCGGTTGCGGCCAAGCCGAAGCGCAGGAAGCCCCGATCTATGGTGATGGAGAAGCGACAGTTGCTTTGGACAGCGTAAGAGCGCGGTTACCCGAAGATGAAATCATCTATTTCGTGCTGCCCGACCGGTTTGAAAACGGCGATCCGCAGAATGATATCGCCGGTATTGAAGGCGGGCGGCTGAAATCTGGCTATGATCCGACCCATAAGGGCTTTTATCATGGCGGCGACCTAAAGGGATTGACGGAAAAACTGGATTATATTCAAGGACTTGGCGTTACCGCCATCTGGTTTGCACCGATCTTCAAGAACAAGCCAGTACAGGGCACGCCCGGCAATGAAAGCGCTGGCTATCATGGCTATTGGGTCACCGATTTTACTCAGGTCGATCCGCATTTCGGTACCAATGACGAGTTTCGTGCTTTTGTTGACGCCGCGCACGCGCGCGGGATGAAAGTCTATATGGACATTATCGCCAACCATACGGCGGATGTCTTGTATCCCAAGGAATGCGAAGGTCAAAAGCAGTGCGTCTATCGCAGCAAGGCGGATTACCCTTATCTTCGCCGCGGCGGTGTAGACGGTCCCGCCATTAACGGAGGTTTTGCTGGCGATACCGTGATGACGGCAGACAATTTCGCAAAACTGACAGACCCGACCTATGCCTACACGCCTGTCACGAAAGCCGGTGAGGAAAATATTAAAGTTCCGGCATGGCTCAACGATCCGATCTGGTATCACAATCGGGGTGATACGACGTTTGAAGGGGAATCCTCCCGCTATGGAGATTTCGTCGGTCTGGATGACTTGATGACCGAAAACCCGCGCGTGGTGGACGGGTTTATCGAAATATTCGGCGACTGGATCGACAAATTTGGCATTGATGGCTTTCGCATCGATACTGCCAAACATGTGAACCCGGAATTCTGGACCCGTTTCACCCCGGCCATGCTCGAACGCGCGAAAGCTAAGGGCATAGATAATTTCCATATCTTCGGAGAAGTCTACGCGCATGAAGTGGATCCCGGATATCTGGCCCAGTTCACCAAGCGTGACGAGCTACCCACCGTCCTCGATTTCGCGTTTCAGGTCGCAGCACATGATATGCTCACCGGCAAAACAGGAACCCATATTTTCGGTAAGCTAATCGATGGCGATGTGCTCTATGCCGGGGGTGAAGCAACCGCACGTCAGCTGCCGACCTTTCTTGGTAATCATGACATGGGCCGCATGGCGCATATGCTGGACAAAGCCTATCCCGATGCCAGCGAAGAAGAGCGGCTCGCGCGCATATCGCTTGCGCATGTCCTGCTGATGGCGACACGCGGCGTACCCACGATATATTCCGGCGATGAACAAGGCTTTGTCGGCGATGGCGGAGACCAGGCCGCGCGTGAGGACATGTTCCCCAGCAAGGTGGACGTCTATAATGACAACCGCCTGATCGGCACGGACGCAACCACAGCCGAGGCGAATTTCGATGATCAGCATCCGCTTTATCAACTGATCGCCAAACTCAGCAAGGTGCGGAAACAGACGCCGCAGCTTCGCTATGGTCGCACGCTATTGCGTGCCAGCAGCGAAAAATCAGGCCTGCTCGCCTTCACCCGCGGAGACGATGATGGAACCGAGGTCTTTGTAGCGCTCAACATGACCAACGAGGCGATCAAACAAAATGTCGAAGTCGGCATCAACTCGGTCAATTTTTCTACTCTGGCAGGTCAATGTGCTGCCACCGTTTCGGCTCCCGGATCGGTTTCCGTCAACCTCCCTCCGCTTGGCTATGCCATCTGCCAGGCCACTCCCCAGGACAAGAAGTAAACACGTGCTACAGAAATTGCATAACATAACTGATATTGATCCCGACACCGCCACACCATGGTGGAAGGGGGCTACGATTTATCAAATCTACCCGCGTAGCTTTGCCGACAGCAATGGCGACGGCATTGGTGATCTGGCAGGTATAACCGCTCATCTTGACCATGTTGCCAGTCTGGGCGCCGATGCGATCTGGCTGTCTCCCTTTTTCAAATCACCGATGAAAGACTTTGGCTATGACGTCGCCGATTATTGCGACGTTGATCCTATCTTTGGCACGCTGACGGATTTTGACGCTCTGATAAAGCGGGCGCATGAACTGAACCTGCGCGTGACGATTGATCAGGTCTATTCGCACACGTCCGACCAACATGCATGGTTTGCCGAAAGCCGCAGCAGCAAAGACAATCCCAAGGCCGACTGGTATGTCTGGGCCGATGCCAAGCCCGATGGCTCGCCACCTTCCAACTGGCAGTCCGTCTTTGGCGGTCCGGCATGGACCTGGGATGCGCGGCGCGGGCAATATTATCTGCACAATTTTCTGTCCAGCCAACCACAGCTGAATGGTCATAATGCCGAATTGCAAGAGGCGTTGCTTGACGTCGGCCGCTTCTGGCTGGATCGCGGCGTCGATGGTTTTCGCATCGATGCGCTTAATTTTGCGATGCACGATCCTGAGTTGCGCGACAATCCACCGGCACAGCCGTCAAACAAGAAACGCACGCGCTCTTTCGACTTTCAACAGCGACTCTACAACCAGTCGCATCCCGATATTCCCGCTTTCATTGAACGTATCCGTTCGCTTACCGATGAATATGAAGGCAGCTTCACCGTCGCCGAAGTTGGCGGTGATGATGCCGAGCGAGAGATGAAATTGTTCACTTCCGGTGAAACCCATCTCAACAGCGCTTATGGATTTAACTTTCTCTATGCCGATGCTTTGACCCCTCGCCTGGTGCGAGAAGCTGTCGAGCAATGGCCAGATATTCCGGGCGTGGGGTGGCCAAGCTGGGCATTCGAAAACCACGATGCCCCGCGGGCCGTTTCACGTTGGGTCGCTCCGGAATATGCTGATGCTTTCGCCCGGATGAAGATGTTGCTGCTGGTCGCGTTGCGCGGCACGATCATCATCTATCAAGGCGAAGAATTGGGTCTGACGCAGGTGGATATCGCCTTTGAAGACTTACAGGATCCTGAGGCTATCGCCAACTGGCCCTTGACGCTTAGCCGTGATGGTGCCCGGACGCCGATGCCATGGCAGTCGGGCGCGCTCAATGGAGGCTTTTCCGAGGTCCAGCCTTGGTTGCCGGTAGCTGATGAGCATCACGCGCTGGCCGTGGACAAACAGAATGATGATCCGTCATCGCTGTTGAACCTAACCCGGGCGTTGATTGCATTGCGCAAAAATCACGAAGCCTTGCGGTCCGGTCGATTAAACGTCCTGAAAGCCGATGGTGACCTGTTGATCTTCGAACGCGAAGCTGGCGACGAAACGCTGACCTGCGCGTTTAACATGGGTCCCACTGATCTAACTTGGGGCGTGGAAAACGGCACTCTCATTCATTCTGTGAATGACGCCACAAATAACGCTCTGCCAGCTTATTCCGGCATCATATTGTCCAAAAATCAAGGAGAATGACTGTGGTCAAAACCCCCGTCCGCAATGTTTTACTGCTGATCGCAGCGTTTCTATCTACACCGGCCCTGGCCGAAGATCTCGCCTCAACGACCTCCCCAGATGGCCAGATCAAGGTTTCG
This DNA window, taken from Parasphingorhabdus litoris DSM 22379, encodes the following:
- a CDS encoding alpha-amylase family glycosyl hydrolase — its product is MLQKLHNITDIDPDTATPWWKGATIYQIYPRSFADSNGDGIGDLAGITAHLDHVASLGADAIWLSPFFKSPMKDFGYDVADYCDVDPIFGTLTDFDALIKRAHELNLRVTIDQVYSHTSDQHAWFAESRSSKDNPKADWYVWADAKPDGSPPSNWQSVFGGPAWTWDARRGQYYLHNFLSSQPQLNGHNAELQEALLDVGRFWLDRGVDGFRIDALNFAMHDPELRDNPPAQPSNKKRTRSFDFQQRLYNQSHPDIPAFIERIRSLTDEYEGSFTVAEVGGDDAEREMKLFTSGETHLNSAYGFNFLYADALTPRLVREAVEQWPDIPGVGWPSWAFENHDAPRAVSRWVAPEYADAFARMKMLLLVALRGTIIIYQGEELGLTQVDIAFEDLQDPEAIANWPLTLSRDGARTPMPWQSGALNGGFSEVQPWLPVADEHHALAVDKQNDDPSSLLNLTRALIALRKNHEALRSGRLNVLKADGDLLIFEREAGDETLTCAFNMGPTDLTWGVENGTLIHSVNDATNNALPAYSGIILSKNQGE
- a CDS encoding TonB-dependent receptor — its product is MKKPQFSKKRGLVQASRVALGLSLAIAAGSTTAFAQDTSQENQSSAEIDEEEGVIVVTGFRASLESAVSEKKRSDQILESVTAEDIGKLPDASIGESIARLPGLTSQRLNGRANVIAVRGLGPDFSQTLLNGREQTSTGDNRAVEFDQYPSEVVSQVVVYKSPNASLVGQGLAGTIDVRTIRPLEYRDRVLAVGARGTYADLGALNAGSSKYGYRVNGTYVDQFADDTLGIAIAAAYVDEPYQLQEFNAWGYDGDGSAARPFVIGGSKSFVTSTELKRFGINGTLQYKPSDTVMMTLDGFYSNFNDDQSKRGIELPLAFGGGFGTTGDPSTATVTDGFATAATFENVRGVIRNDIFQRKADLYSFGYNATYEGDDGWKAFIDIGYSKTDRNELSIESYSGTGFNGDDTGNGASATIGVESGLSGTVFNPSLDYSDPSAIFLTDPLGWGGGVVPQAGYYNDRIVEDELKQYRVGVEKEFDGGFIKAVKFGLNYTDRDKSLTPDESLVRLAGGALETAIPQDALLRPTNLDYLGLGPVVSYDARQLIDDGILVLEPNNVPDVLSKAYSVSEDILTAYLQADIEQEFSNATLTGNFGVQAINTDQESTGPTFAGGVRNDRTLGDSYWDVLPSLNLSLRFDSDFIIRFAAARQIQRPRIDDMRVSLDYSRNETDPAGVFLDGSGGNPFLRPYRANGIDLNFEKYFGQSAVISLQLFYKDIVSYIDRSKQPFDFTGLPLPQNLPIDTPIGLLERAVNTGGGDFYGGELAITLPFNNITEALDGFGVTGGVGYTESKVEDANGDIDDIPGYSKWTANGTIFFEKWGFNARASARYRSRFLADFSGFGGNLTRRLALPETIVDAQIGYDFQEGSALEGLSFYLQAQNLTDERFASIDGDGTRLKVIDHQIYGRRFLIGASFKF
- a CDS encoding alpha-amylase family glycosyl hydrolase; amino-acid sequence: MMKKISLLTSLALSTSLLGGCGQAEAQEAPIYGDGEATVALDSVRARLPEDEIIYFVLPDRFENGDPQNDIAGIEGGRLKSGYDPTHKGFYHGGDLKGLTEKLDYIQGLGVTAIWFAPIFKNKPVQGTPGNESAGYHGYWVTDFTQVDPHFGTNDEFRAFVDAAHARGMKVYMDIIANHTADVLYPKECEGQKQCVYRSKADYPYLRRGGVDGPAINGGFAGDTVMTADNFAKLTDPTYAYTPVTKAGEENIKVPAWLNDPIWYHNRGDTTFEGESSRYGDFVGLDDLMTENPRVVDGFIEIFGDWIDKFGIDGFRIDTAKHVNPEFWTRFTPAMLERAKAKGIDNFHIFGEVYAHEVDPGYLAQFTKRDELPTVLDFAFQVAAHDMLTGKTGTHIFGKLIDGDVLYAGGEATARQLPTFLGNHDMGRMAHMLDKAYPDASEEERLARISLAHVLLMATRGVPTIYSGDEQGFVGDGGDQAAREDMFPSKVDVYNDNRLIGTDATTAEANFDDQHPLYQLIAKLSKVRKQTPQLRYGRTLLRASSEKSGLLAFTRGDDDGTEVFVALNMTNEAIKQNVEVGINSVNFSTLAGQCAATVSAPGSVSVNLPPLGYAICQATPQDKK
- a CDS encoding tryptophan halogenase family protein, with translation MQKFVIAGGGTAGWMAAAALSRFLGKQANITLVESDAIGTVGVGEATIPQIRLFNHGLGIDENAFVAATQGSFKLGIQFDGWSGDGQHYIHAFGNIGRQLGLVGYHHYWLRALKSSKTNDLWSASPCAVASAENRFAPVEEKPGQLPSGVAYAYHFDAGLYAKFLRQYAEAGGVKRIEGLIADVRQDPENGTIQSLQLESGQLVEGDFFIDCSGFRGLLIEGALNAGYDDWRHWLPCDRAVAVPCEATKPLTPYTKSSARKAGWQWRIPLQHRTGNGHVYSSAHMSDDEAASILLDNLDGCALDEPRQLQFTTGKRTRAWVKNCVALGLSAGFMEPLESTSIHLIQSAIARLLQLLPGDHIAEADIAEYNRQTDFEWERIRDFLILHYHANGRSEPFWQAVRDAEIPDSLAHKIALFKANGRIVREHEELFTEAGWLQVLIGQGIVPEGYHPLADQLSENDLVEFLKLAGQHAQRIASRMPDHSDYIARHCAAQQHSSPTNRIVA